One window of Branchiostoma lanceolatum isolate klBraLanc5 chromosome 6, klBraLanc5.hap2, whole genome shotgun sequence genomic DNA carries:
- the LOC136437466 gene encoding exosome complex exonuclease RRP44-like, with amino-acid sequence MLKSKTFVKKTRKGGVLKVVREHYLRDDIWCGSAACGECPQDKPVLEAEPEIDSSLCGFPHYLIPDTNVVLHQMDVLADSAIRNVIVLQTVQQEVRHRSGTTYQRLRDQSNNPDKNFYVFTNEHHRETYTEREQGESSNDYNDRVIHVATRWYNKHLQENRKDGDAPKVKVVLLTNDRENREKAQKEGLLAYTVHQYVKSLSGNPELVDRLAQVDMGESTDSDIKNESTGRVLFPEHLPLSQLQTGIKSGRFLQGSFMASRENYLEANVLVHGDESRSIFIQGHAHLNRSVNEDVVAVEMLPEDQWKCPSSMVLQDKDGDEETSEPDLGSPKARSNAIPSGRVVGVIKRNWRPYCGVLQPSGIKEATRHLFMPAERKIPKIRIETRQAETLQGQRIVVSIDGWPRNSRYPKGHFVRKLGEVGDKDTENEVLLLEHDVPHQPFSQAVLNCLPSTPWGITKEDLACREDLRDLPICSVDPPGCTDIDDALHYLEKPNGNVEVGVHIADVTHFIRPNTPLDQEAANRGNTVYLCDKRIDMVPELLSSNICSLRGKEERFAFSCIWEMTKDAEIVATRFCKSVICSKAAMTYAEAQMRIDDKNRNDAVTFGLRGLNALAKILKKRRIDAGALTLASIEVRFHVDSETHDPIDLETKELRETNSMVEEFMLLANISVAKKILSDFPSCAMLRRHPQPPPSNYDILIKAGKSKGVDIETDTSKSLAVSLDQATIPSEPYFNTLLRIISTRCMMQALYFCSGTLPESDFFHYGLATPIYTHFTSPIRRYSDIIVHRLLAVSINADKSFPDLLDKYKSQALCNNLNFRHKMAQYAGRASVELHTQLFFKNKVTEEEGFVLFVRKNAVQVLIPKFGFEGTIFLKSQDGRGVDSPFVFNEEESSQTAGDVKLRMFDRVVVQITVETSHIQHQKLRIRLVKPEVPGFSVPPVATSDKISEPPVKKVKT; translated from the exons ATGTTGAAGTCTAAGACGTTTGTGAAGAAGACTCGGAAGGGAGGGGTTTTGAAGGTAGTACGGGAACATTATCTACGGGACGATATCTGGTGTGGTTCGGCGGCATGTGGCGAGTGCCCCCAGGACAAGCCCGTGTTGGAAGCCGAGCCGGAGATCGACAGCTCGCTGTGTGGATTCCCACATTACCTCATCCCAGATACGAACGTCGTTTTACACCAG ATGGATGTTTTGGCGGATTCTGCCATCAGGAACGTGATCGTCCTGCAGACGGTACAACAGGAGGTCCGACACAGGAGCGGCACCACCTACCAGCGCCTGAGGGACCAATCAAACAACCCCGACAAAAACTTCTACGTCTTCACTAACGAACATCACAG AGAAACCTACACCGAACGTGAACAAGGGGAGTCGTCCAACGACTACAATGACCGCGTGATCCACGTAGCGACCAGGTGGTACAACAAACACCTGCAGGAGAACAGGAAGGACGGCGACGCtcccaaggtcaaggtcgtcctATTGACCAATGACAGGGAAAACAGGGAGAAGGCACAGAAGGAGGGACTGTTAGCATACACTG TACACCAGTATGTAAAAAGTCTATCAGGGAACCCAGAACTGGTGGACAGACTGGCACAAGTGGACATGGGGGAAAGT ACTGACAGTGATATCAAGAATGAGTCGACAGGAAGAGTCTTGTTCCCGGAGCACCTTCCGCTGTCTCAGCTCCAGACCGGGATCAAGAGCGGCAGGTTTCTCCAGGGAAGCTTCATGGCCAGCAGAGAAAACTACCTGGAAGCTAACGTACTGGTACACGGAGATGAGTCCAGATCT ATCTTCATCCAGGGACACGCCCACCTGAACAGGTCGGTGAACGAGGATGTTGTTGCCGTGGAGATGCTGCCCGAGGACCAATGGAAATGCCCGTCCTCCATGGTCCTACAGGATAAGGATGGGGACGAAGAG ACGTCTGAACCAGACCTGGGCTCTCCGAAGGCCAGGAGCAACGCTATCCCATCAGGCCGTGTGGTGGGGGTCATCAAGAGAAACTGGCGGCCATATTGCGGCGTACTGCAACCTTCTGGGATCAAAGAG GCCACCAGACATCTGTTCATGCCTGCCGAAAGGAAGATTCCCAAGATCCGCATCGAGACCAGACAAGCTGAGACACTCCAGGGGCAGAGGATAGTGGTCAGCATAGATGGCTGGCCTAGGAACTCTAGGTACCCAAAG GGTCATTTTGTACGGAAGCTTGGCGAGGTTGGAGACAAGGACACAGAGAACGAGGTCCTCCTGCTGGAACACGATGTTCCCCACCAACCCTTCTCACAGGCCGTCCTCAACTGTCTACCCAGCACGCCGTGGGGCATCACCAAGGAG GACCTCGCCTGTAGAGAAGACCTACGTGACCTCCCCATCTGTAGTGTGGACCCTCCCGGGTGCACGGATATCGATGATGCGCTACACTACCTGGAAAAACCCAATGGCAACGTGGAG GTTGGAGTTCACATCGCTGATGTCACCCACTTCATCCGACCCAACACACCTCTGGACCAGGAGGCTGCTAACAGGGGCAATACTGTGTACCTGTGTGATAAG AGAATAGACATGGTCCCTGAGCTGCTTAGTTCCAACATCTGCTCACTACGAGGCAAGGAGGAAAG ATTTGCCTTCTCATGTATCTGGGAAATGACCAAAGATGCAGAAATTGTAGCAACGAGGTTCTGTAAAAGTGTGATCTGCTCAAAG GCTGCGATGACATACGCTGAAGCCCAGATGAGGATCGATGATAAAAACAGGAACGACGCGGTGACATTTGGCTTACGAGGACTGAATGCACTGGCCAAGATTCTTAAGAAACGGAGAATTGATGCAGG AGCTCTTACCTTGGCCTCTATAGAGGTGAGGTTCCATGTGGACAGTGAGACTCATGATCCTATTGATCTAGAGACTAAGGAACTCAG AGAGACCAACTCCATGGTGGAAGAGTTCATGTTACTGGCTAACATCTCCGTAGCGAAGAAGATCCTGAGTGACTTCCCGTCCTGCGCCATGCTGCGCAGACATCCCCAGCCTCCGCCATCTAACTACGACATTCTCATCAAGGCTGGCAAGTCTAAG GGTGTAGACATTGAGACGGACACGTCCAAgtcgctggcggtgtcgctggaCCAGGCCACCATCCCCAGCGAGCCGTACTTCAACACGTTGCTGCGGATCATCTCCACGCGCTGCATGATGCAGGCGCTGTACTTCTGCAGCGGTACGCTTCCCGAGAGCGACTTCTTCCACTACGGGCTGGCCACGCCCATCTATACACACTTCACTTCTCCTATCAGAAG ATACTCTGACATCATTGTCCATCGCCTGTTGGCAGTAAGTATCAACGCAGACAAGTCTTTCCCCGACCTGCTGGACAAGTACAAGTCCCAGGCCCTCTGTAACAACCTCAACTTCAGACACAAGATGGCGCAGTATGCCGGCAGGGCGTCTGTTGagctccacacacag CTCTTCTTTAAGAACAAGGTTACGGAGGAGGAAGGCTTCGTCCTGTTCGTGCGGAAGAACGCGGTCCAGGTTCTCATACCGAAGTTTGGTTTCGAGGGAACGATCTTCCTCAAGTCCCAGGACGGGAGAGGGGTGGACAGCCCGTTTGTGTTCAACGAAGAg gagtCGTCACAGACTGCAGGCGATGTGAAGCTGCGGATGTTTGACCGTGTGGTGGTTCAGATCACCGTGGAAACCTCCCACATCCAGCACCAGAAACTCCGCATCAGGCTGGTCAAGCCGGag GTTCCAGGATTCAGTGTGCCCCCTGTCGCCACCAGTGATAAAATATCAGAACCtccagtcaaaaaggttaaaacataa